CTGGATTGGGCCGCGGTGAGGACGGAAGCAGCCCAAGGGCCGGAGCGGCTGGAGCCGGGTCGGGGCGATGTGGAGCGCGGGCCGCGGCGGGTCTGCCGGGCCGGTGCTGTTGGGGCTGCTGCTGGCGCTCTTAGTGCCGGGCGGTAGTGCCGCCAAGACTGGCGCGGGGCTCGTGACCTGCGGGTCGGTGCTGAAGCTGCTCAATACGCACCACCGGGTGCGGCTGCACTCGCACGACATCAAATACGGATCCGGTGCGTGTGACCTGCGACTGGGAGAGCGCGGGGATCGGGGGCTTGGGGTTGGGAGTGTGGAGACAGGGTGGTCGTGGGGGTCTGTGGGCCGTCTCGAAGCCGGGCGGCGGAGGCTCTAGAGTCGTTGGGGGGTCGAGGGGCGCAAGGCTTTGAGGGTGTCGAGGATATTGAGGGTGGGGACGGTCGTCGGGGAACTGCAGGCCCAAAGACTGAGGGAGGTGTCAGGCGGGGGCCGGGACTGGGGGTGAGCCCCTTGGGGTCCCCTGGGAAATGTTATGGTCCCAGGGCGAGGGTCCGGGGTTCTGCGATTGACGGAGACCCTGGGTGGGTGGGATGTCACTCCTCAGGCAGCGGCCAGCAATCGGTGACCGGCGTGGAGGCGTCGGACGACGCCAATAGCTACTGGCGGATCCGCGGCGGTTCGGAAGGCGGGTGCCCGCGTGGGTCCCCGGTGCGCTGCGGGCAGGCAGTGCGGCTCACGCATGTGCTTACAGGCAAGAACCTACACACGCACCACTTCCCGTCACCGCTGTCCAACAACCAGGTGAGCCCCTCCCGGAGCCCCCAGAGAGATTCCTGGCCTGTGTGAG
This genomic interval from Theropithecus gelada isolate Dixy chromosome 10, Tgel_1.0, whole genome shotgun sequence contains the following:
- the SDF2L1 gene encoding stromal cell-derived factor 2-like protein 1 isoform X1 produces the protein MWSAGRGGSAGPVLLGLLLALLVPGGSAAKTGAGLVTCGSVLKLLNTHHRVRLHSHDIKYGSGSGQQSVTGVEASDDANSYWRIRGGSEGGCPRGSPVRCGQAVRLTHVLTGKNLHTHHFPSPLSNNQEVSAFGEDGEGDDLDLWTVRCSGQHWEREAAVRFQHVGTSVFLSVTGEQYGSPIRGQHEVHGMPSANTHNTWKAMEGIFIKPSVEPSAGHDEL
- the SDF2L1 gene encoding stromal cell-derived factor 2-like protein 1 isoform X2, whose translation is MWSAGRGGSAGPVLLGLLLALLVPGGSAAKTGAGLVTCGSVLKLLNTHHRVRLHSHDIKYGSGAGQQSVTGVEASDDANSYWRIRGGSEGGCPRGSPVRCGQAVRLTHVLTGKNLHTHHFPSPLSNNQEVSAFGEDGEGDDLDLWTVRCSGQHWEREAAVRFQHVGTSVFLSVTGEQYGSPIRGQHEVHGMPSANTHNTWKAMEGIFIKPSVEPSAGHDEL